One genomic region from Ovis canadensis isolate MfBH-ARS-UI-01 breed Bighorn chromosome 6, ARS-UI_OviCan_v2, whole genome shotgun sequence encodes:
- the SDAD1 gene encoding protein SDA1 homolog isoform X2 yields MTFCKALILLRNKNLINPSSLLELFFELLRCHDKLLRKTLYTHIVTDVKNINAKHKSNKVNIVLQNFMYTMLRDSNATAAKISLDVMIELYRRNIWNDAKTVNVITTACFSKVTKILVAALTFFLGKDEEEKQDSDSDSEDEGPTARDLLVQYATGKKSSKNKKKLEKAMKVLTKHKKKKKPEVFNFSAIHLIHDPQDFAEKLLKQLESSKERFEVKMMLMNLISRLVGIHELFLFNFYPFVQRFLQPHQREVTKILLFAAQASHHLVPPEIIQSLLMTVANNFVTDKNSGEVMTVGINAIKEITARCPLAMTEELLQDLAQYKTHKDKNVMMSARTLIQLFRTLNPQMLQKKFRGKPTEASIEARVQEYGELDAKDYIPGAEILEVENKEENAEGDEDGWESASLSDEADSDGEWVDVHHSSDEEQKEISEKLNSMPLEERKAKAAAVSTSRVLSQEDFQKIRMAQMRKELDAAPGKAQKRKYIEIDSDEERRGELLSLRDIERLHKKPKSDKETRLATAMAGKTDRKEFVRKKTKMNPFSSSTNKEKKKQKNFMMMRYSHNVRSKNKRSFREKQLALRDALLKKRKRMK; encoded by the exons ACTTTATACACTCATATTGTGACTGATGTCAAGAATATAAATGCAAAACATAAGAGCAATAAAGTGAATATA GTATTGCAGAATTTCATGTATACCATGTTAAGAGATAGCAATGCAACTGCAGCCAAAATCTCTTTGGATGTCATGATTGAACTCTACAGAAGAAACATCTG GAACGATGCCAAAACTGTCAATGTGATCACAACGGCCTGTTTCTCTAAGGTCACCAAG ATATTAGTTGCTGCTTTGACGTTCTTCCTTGGGAAAGATGAAGAGGAGAAACAAGACAGTGACTCAGACTCTGAG GATGAAGGACCAACAGCAAGAGACCTGCTTGTGCAGTATGCCACTGGGAAGAAAAGCTCCAAAAACAAGAAGAAGTTGGAAAAGGCTATGAAAGTCCTCACG aaacataaaaagaagaaaaaaccagAGGTGTTTAACTTTTCAGCTATTCACTTGATTCATGATCCCCAAG aTTTTGCAGAAAAGCTACTGAAGCAGCTAGAGAGCTCCAAGGAGAGGTTTGAAGTGAAGATGATGCTCATGAACCTCATCTCCAGATTGGTGGGAATTCACGAG CTCTTTCTCTTCAACTTCTACCCCTTTGTGCAAAGGTTTCTACAGCCTCACCAAAGAG AAGTAACGAAGATCCTTCTGTTTGCTGCACAAGCGTCTCATCACTTAGTACCCCCAGAG ATCATTCAGTCATTGCTCATGACTGTGGCCAACAATTTTGTTACTGACAAGAACTCTGGAGAAGTCATGACTGTAGG aatCAATGCTATAAAAGAGATAACAGCTCGATGTCCTTTAGCCATGACTGAGGAACTTCTGCAAGACCTGGCTCAGTATAAAACACACAAAGATAAGA ATGTGATGATGTCTGCTAGAACTTTGATTCAGCTTTTCCGAACACTGAATCCTCAGATGTTACAAAAAAAATTTCGG GGTAAACCTACAGAAGCCTCCATAGAAGCAAGAGTGCAAGAATATGGAGAACTGGATGCTAAAGATTACATTCCAGGAGCAGAAATTCTGGAAgttgaaaacaaagaagaaaatgctgAAGGCGATGAAG ATGGCTGGGAGAGTGCCAGTCTCAGTGATGAGGCAGATTCCGATGGTGAATGGGTTGACGTGCACCATTCTTCCGACGAAGAACAGAAAGAGATC TCCGAGAAACTGAACAGCATGCCCCTGGAGGAGCGGAAGGCCAAAGCGGCGGCCGTCAGCACTAGCCGAGTGTTAAGTCAGGAAGACTTCCAGAAAATCCGAATGGCCCAAATGAGGAAAGAGCTCGACGCTGCCCCTGGGAAAGCCCAAAAGAGGAAATACATTGAAATAGACAGTGATGAGGAGCGCAG GGGTGAGTTACTTTCTCTTCGGGACATTGAACGGCTTCATAAAAAGCCAAAGTCTGACAAGGAGACAAGACTAGCAACTGCAATG GCTGGAAAAACAGACCGAAAAGAATTTGTGAGGAAGAAAACCAAAATGAATCCATTTTCCAGTTCCaccaataaagagaagaaaaagcagaaaaacttCATGATGATGCGGTATAGTCATAATGTCCGGTCAAAAAATAAGCGTTCCTTCCGAGAAAAGCAG